The genomic segment GTCTTGAAAAAGAGTTGTTTAAAGATGGCACTGATTGTTCAAAGGTGTTTAATCCTAGCTAAACAACCACTTGGTGGAGATGTTGTAGAGAGAATGATTGGGCTAAAAAAGCCCTTCAAGTCCTGCAAGTTGTATTCAGATTATCTTATCTCTACAGAAAATCTGAAATCTATGGTTAGAACATATATGAATAAAATTAATGTCTTGTTTAAGTAGATATTCTATATGCTTGTCCAAAACTACTgcagaaatttaaaatattcacGGGGTGTATAATAAAATGACGACTGTCAGTCTTGAAGAAGCCAGTGGTCAATTTCTAAGTATATATATTACTATGTAGAGGGACCTGGATAGCAATAGAAATTAGAGTGTAAACTGTtagggtaaattatttttttatatgattagCTATGTGTTTATATGGAATTGTGCTGTATGCCCAAAAGGAAGCAataggctagaaaaaaaaaaaaaatttttataatccctcaaattatttcctttaaaaaaaaacaaaaaacttttgctGTTATTAAGTAAAAAGTTAATATGGGTAGAGCCAAATATGTAGCATGCTAAATATATGCTTGTTATAATAAAGTGAACTCAATATTTAGGTAAAATTGGTATCATTAACATTTGTGTAATTACTGGCTAATGAAACACTTAAGGCTaagtaagtcagaattgactcagtggctcacaacaataacaatacatattttaataaaaatagggatacatattttttataaagGCAGGCTTTAGtgtataatggaaaccctggtggcacagtggataagtgctatggcagctaaccaaaaggtcagcagttcaaatccaccaggcgcttcttggaaactctggggggcagtttctgtcctatacagtcactatgagtcggaattgactcaatggcaacgggtttggtttggttacgaGTTTTAGTgtataatatataattttattataatttataatataattataaaatatataattttattataattttattatgtTCTCATGACAGATTTACAGCTTCTCGAAAAAAGTTGCAAGAATGAAATCATTACTACTGTACCTCAGGATGAAAATCAAAGTGAAATCTCCCTAAGCAAAGTACTCTGCACAGATAAAGAAGTAATTAGCCAAGGACAAACCTTGAATGTTCCTgactttagaaaatcaattacTACAGAAATAAAAGACAAGTTGTGCTTGGAAAAAGACAACGGATGTACAGAGTTTCAATCACCAACTAGTCTTATTTTAGTGGCTGATACATCAATAGAAACAAAAATGATACACCTAGAAAGTATGGGCGGATTAGACAGTCACCATCCAGATGTACATCTGGAGGCTGAAAACCACAGATCATGTGACAGTATTTTAAATGACAATACAAATCATAGTAAAGATGTTTCTGAAAACGAACCATTCAAACAGCAATTCAGATTGCTTCCCTGCACTCAAAAAAGCACTGCAGAGAGGGTAATGACAAATACTGACCAAACCAAAGCAGAGCTGGATTCATCTCTAGATGTAAAAGAGAAGCCTGTTCACTGGGAGAAATGTAGTTTACATAATTCAAGTAGCGTTATGTTAGATGATAAAcgatgtaaaacaaaacaactgtTACGTACACAAAGTGAGTGCGGCATATTGCCACTTAAACAAACTTCAGATTTTCAGCAACTCTGTAATGATACTTCAGAAAAAGCTCAACTAAATATTCCCTGTGACACAGCAAGCAGTTATCCCATTTCATATGCTGCTTTCAGCGATAATTTGAAACTGCTtgaaaattcagataaaaagGTTAGTATTGTGCCTATGTTGGTGAAACCCAACTCAAGCCCTGGGAAAAGAACTACACGGAAAAATCTGGATGCGCAAAGCAGTCAATTTAAGGACTGTTTGGAACGTCTAGAAAATAACATGACTATTCCCCATCTTCAGATTGACAATGAAAATATACATGCTTCACAACCCAAAGATATGAAAACTGCTGTTTACAGGAAAACTTCCACAGAAATACAGCTTTCCAGTAAAGATAGTCAGATTGATGAGAATCAGATAACTGAAGCCACGAAAAATGACCTCTTCCTTCTTGTGAATGTTAATGAAAGACAGCATTCATTATTAAATAATACAGAGAAAACAGAGTCGTTAAATGACATCGTCTCAGAAAAAATTTATATTGAAGGACAGCTGGAAGAGTCACGTTCATTTCACATAAAGGCATCTGGAGATTCAGTAAACACAAGTGGAATGTCAGCCTTTGATCTTTCAACTTCAGAtaaaaaaactgagaaaactCCAGTATACTTGAATTTTTTAGACCCTGGTACTTGGTCAAAAGTAAATCAAATTGAAAGTCAAACAGTGAGCACTTCAGCTTCCAGCATTCTTTCCTCGCCAAAGGAAAGACCAATAGGTCCATCTGAAAACAAAAAGATTGTTTCAACGACACTTGGTAAAAATACTGGTGTGGATGAAGTCAGGAAGGGTGTTGTTAGACAAGGTAAGAAAATAAGATTTGAAACAAGGTTATGTTTTAATTCTTAAAATTTGTTTTTCCCACTTACTATTTTTGGTAAAAGATCtccaaacagattttaaaataaatactttcATACTAAGTGTTTTGGCCTAAGCCTATAATATCATATAAACATCTGTATTTATAAAAGAAGGAAAGGTTTTATTTGAGTAGCAATGGATTTTTTCCCCCACGTAAACCTGGGCCACTATTATCCAACTTGTATTGTGGTACAACTGCATTTTGGGAAacgaaaactttttttttcatcatcAAGGGACTGAAAATATGAAAACAAGAGATCCAGGTCCTTAATTTTACATTAGGAACAACACCTAATCTCATTCTTGTTTACTTTCTGGAGCAAATGCTGTGAAGTAGTTGATAAGGCTTCTGCCAGTGAGCAAGTttattccttttctatgctctcagcacccttaaaaaaacaaaaacaaaaaacctccttTACTCAGAATCACATTTTAGTTTCTCTCCTATGTAGTCACCTTCTTCTCCTAATCCCCTTTccttaatttttctatttttatctgTCTGTTCACCAGCACCAACTATGACCAACCCAACTCACTTTTTGTTTTACAAGTAGTACTTAAGTATAACACTAATACATTTCATTCCACTCCTATTTGCCACTGTTTGAAATGCTTTAAACTTAGTACCTTAATATGGGCCTATATGAATATGTTCAAATGTTAAATACTTGAGGGGCTATTCTGTTCTTAAAAACCACCACATGAAATGACATTATGTCCAagttttgctttaaaatactctAGAAAAGAAATAGTGGCAGTAGTAAATAAATGATGAGTATTGATGCTGGGTGATGGGTACATTGAGGTTCATactctttatttttttgtgtatttgaaatttttcgtaatattaaaaaaaacatactacatatcatgaataggtgttgtaTAAATGTATAAAAGATAACAATGAGTAAGAGTTTAAGATGTATAATCATGTAACATGAGGAAAATGTTTCCTCTGCTAACACAATCTTACAAAGTTGTTGAGGTTGTCGAGGACACTCTTAGATTTTAGGAGAATTCTGCTGTTTTAGCAATGTATTAGAGACCCATTAAAGGAATGCAGATTACAGGGTAAGCTTTGCATGGTCATCAGACTTAATACAGGcttcttttaaaaaggaaattgagaaaaatactttaaaatgctTAGGGACTACAGAAGAGTATATCTTGTTTACTAGCATCAAGGGAGAGGTAAATGTAGGGAAAATACCAAAACACTGTATAATCTCATTTCCCAAACTACAACTTTCCTAATAAAGTGTATTACTTCAGATTCCATTAATTACAGTTTGTCAAGTGCTGCTTCAGGGGCTGGTCTGATGTGTACCATTTTCTCACAAGTCCTTTCTTCTAAGTCTCAATCATATAAATAAGATGGAAGGGAATGTATCTAAAATACTGTAGAAATTCAACTTGTCAAATACTCTTAAACATACAAGTATCTTTTAGCTTTTAGAGTTGACATGTTTCTTTATATCATTTTACCTATTTATTGAAGCCCAGTGACCCCTTCTGGACTGCCCTTTGTGGGGCTTTTATTATAGccaatttctttatattttataaatccaACATTTAGTTGTTTCAGACTTTTGTCATTAATCTGCACTGTTGAGATGTTCACTATATAAATGTTTACATGTGTGGACAATGCAGTAACCAGGGGAATAACATTTTATATGAGTTATAGCTTTAGAAGATAATTACATTTATACcatttcattccttttaatgtgaaaattatagtgAGGTTTTAGGAAGTAGCAATAATAAAAACTTGTTTGTTTTATGAAGTGGAATGCCTAAAAACAAAGCCTAGAAAAACTATATTCAGagtaaaatgaaaatagaaattgttactttttaaatacaaaaacagGATCAGAGAGAAACAAGTTCAGTCACTAAAATGAGTGCCTAGAGAATAAAATTCAGTTGTTGCCATTTCCTCTTTGTCAATCAGATACTACCAGCATTAACAGAGTTGCTGACACTTTGAATAACTCCAGTATCCATCCAGATCCCAAGGGAGAGCCCAGTGAAGAGAGGAATGCAACTGCAAAGACTTTTTATGATTCTTCTTTTCCCACAGAACACGTAAGTCAATTAAAAATATTGCCAAGCAGACCTTAGTGAGCTAATTCTACAGATATGTGTAGAACTGTACGCATCTGGATGCTTTAAGACCTAACTGATCTCCAAAATAATATCAAGAGGGCAACATGGCACCATTTTTCACAATTAAGGTTGATGGAAAACAGCAGGAAAAAGTCACAGTGTATAAATCAAAAAGATATAATCCGGCCTGTTTGGGGAAGGAGAGTGTGAGGTAGCATACTGTGTACTTCTATTTTTTGATCACCTAAATTTAGGAATAGTGGCATTTGagcatttaaatttttattttattaaagatGATGCCTTAAAATAATCTAATCAACTAAGTTCCACTGTGTTTAGTAGTGCTTAATTTCTACTATTTTTAGAAACTGATTATTGCAatagaataaatttattttaatttcaattaGAACATACAGTATGTGAAAGGGCTAAATATTCATATTGTGGCATGATAGTAAGTTTGGATTTGTGTATTAATCAAAGTATTTGTAGAGATTATATGGTTCAATGCACCTAACTACAGCTGACAATTTATTTGGTTAAATTTTTAAGTTTTGTATTTTAGTTTGCAGAACTTTACAGAGAACAAGGTTGTACTGTCAAAGTCTAAAAAATGACAATTACAGGCTCAGCGCTAATAAGGTATTCTAAAAAGGTTAGGAAAAATTACCTACTTAAAATTGCACTGGGACAGATTTTAAGATCACTGTGTATTTAAAATTTGAGAGGTGGACATTAAACAACTTTGTCATTAACACagagagaaaactagagtactaACACATCTTTAACAAATAAcagcttttattttcctttttgaatAGAAGAACCCTCAAGTGAGGTAGCATATAGTCTTCCTGTGAGAGGGAGAGTTGAAACTAAAGTCAATCTACCTTTTTCACCCTTTCAGTGATTAAGCTCAACAACAACTTGGTGTATGCAAGTGTGTATCtttacaaacaacaaaaaacagtaaaCCTGGTTTTGGGAAATCTAAGTTCTGACCTTAGCCAGTTGGGCAAGGCATAGAATCAAAGCAAAAGGGGAACTTGAGAGCATCAAGGCTAGAATCGTGTCTAACAGGTTGAATACTTACTTCTTAGATAGTTGTCCTATTTTCAAACAATTTAAGGGTATGATGGAAGTTCCACATCTCCCTTGAAAGTGCATTTTTTATCGTCAATATAGGGCAGTTCTTTGTGTCTAATTCCTAATGCTCTCCCTGTAGTTAATCTTGTTTTTAAGAATTTACATTTATAGAACTTGTAACGTTTCAGAGATTTTACAAATTTTATTCCCGCAGCAGTCTTGTAAGGTTAAGTAgttatttttcctattttacagatgaggaaacagtgaTACAAATGTGAAATAACTTTCTCAAGGTCATGAACACACCACCTGCAGTGGACCTAGCTAGACTAAGATGTCTTGCCTTTTATTCAGCTTTTgtaatagagaagaaaaaaaaaaagttttctcaaATATTGGTGCATTTAAAAGAAACTCAGTTCACTGGCTAGACAtttactaggagccctggtgacacaatggttaaatgcttggctgctaactgaaaggttgtaggttcaaacccaccagctctccatgtgaaaaaagacctggtgatctgctcccatgaagattatggcctaggaaaccccacagagcagttctgctctgtcacatagggtcaccatgagtcggagttgactcaacagcatataACAAGTTCTTATTTctacgtgccaggcactatgctgggTGCTAATAATCAAGCTTAAGCTCGATTACCAATTAACATGTAATGTGGGACAAATTCAAAAGCAAATCTGTTCTTTTGCCTTGACTACTGAAAGTGTTGTTATCCTTGGATGAAATGGACCAACTCAGTCTTCTGTTTATGAAGCCTTTTAATTAACTGCTCCCTAAAATCTTAACATTCTTCTAAATCAGGGGTCTTCCAACTACAGCTGGCAGGCCAATAAGCAAAGTTTTGTTAGGGCACAGCAATACGCATTCCTTTACATGTCTGATTGCctttccaccacccatctatcagtttgtggtactgtggtggcatgcatattgctatgatgctagaagctatgccaactgtacttcaaataccagcaggatcacccatggtggacaggtttcagcagagattccagattaagacagacta from the Loxodonta africana isolate mLoxAfr1 chromosome 7, mLoxAfr1.hap2, whole genome shotgun sequence genome contains:
- the CCDC73 gene encoding coiled-coil domain-containing protein 73 — encoded protein: MENDFKTESSSSFALQGSSETLFSIQLLDFKTSLLEALEELRMRREAETQYEEHIGKIIVETQELKWQKETLQNQKETLAKQHEEAMAVFKKQLQMKMCALEEEKGKYQLATEIKEKEIEGLKETLKALQVSKYSLQKKLSEMEQKVQLHFLAKEDHHKQLNEIEKYYAIITGQFGLVKENHEKLERNVQEAIQLNKRLSALNKKQEFELCSLKKELKKVTSDLIKSKVTCQYKMGEENTNLTIKERKFQELQERLNMELELNKKINEEISRIQEEKQNVIISFQHMQQLLQQQTQANAEMKAELKVLKENNQTLERDNELQREKVRENEEKFLNLQNEHEEAQGTWKKHVEELNGEINEIKNELSSLKETHIKLQEHYNKIYDQKKFEEDKKFQNVPEVSNEHSRMSAEKSEDTTILTYNSGQEIREENSMNFCSDTEYREKKEGPPKEEIIIEDLQLLEKSCKNEIITTVPQDENQSEISLSKVLCTDKEVISQGQTLNVPDFRKSITTEIKDKLCLEKDNGCTEFQSPTSLILVADTSIETKMIHLESMGGLDSHHPDVHLEAENHRSCDSILNDNTNHSKDVSENEPFKQQFRLLPCTQKSTAERVMTNTDQTKAELDSSLDVKEKPVHWEKCSLHNSSSVMLDDKRCKTKQLLRTQSECGILPLKQTSDFQQLCNDTSEKAQLNIPCDTASSYPISYAAFSDNLKLLENSDKKVSIVPMLVKPNSSPGKRTTRKNLDAQSSQFKDCLERLENNMTIPHLQIDNENIHASQPKDMKTAVYRKTSTEIQLSSKDSQIDENQITEATKNDLFLLVNVNERQHSLLNNTEKTESLNDIVSEKIYIEGQLEESRSFHIKASGDSVNTSGMSAFDLSTSDKKTEKTPVYLNFLDPGTWSKVNQIESQTVSTSASSILSSPKERPIGPSENKKIVSTTLGKNTGVDEVRKGLLPFPLCQSDTTSINRVADTLNNSSIHPDPKGEPSEERNATAKTFYDSSFPTEHVKTKPLKSTLPRSPFQATEIKDTTDLAASFTAEDDWQSLVTKQINEIEKLLSLESDNRPRKRKAEEMLEKTD